The stretch of DNA AGGGGGCCCAGGCCCGGCGACAGGGTCAGGATCATCACCTGCTTGGGCGAGATGTCCGGCACCGCGTCGATCGACAGGCCTTCGAGGTTGGCGATGCCCCCCGCCGCGGCGGCGAGCGCCACCACCAGGACCAGGAGGCGGCGGCGGATCAGAAGGGCGAACCAGGCTCGCATCGGGCGCCTCAATCGGTCGCGCCGAGCAGGCTGCGCAGCAGGATCGCCTTGAGCCCGAAGCTGCCCGCGGTCGCCACGCTCTCGCCGGCCGCGACGCCGCCCTGCACCTCGACCCAGTCGGAGCGCTGGATCCCGAGCCGGAGGGCGCGCCGCTCGAACCGGTCGGCGGAGACGCGCACGAAGGCGATCGGTCCCCGCTCGGTCTGCTGGACGGCGGCCGCCGGCACGGTGACGCCGTCCCGGCCGAGATCCGCCGCGATCGTGACGGAGACGAACATGTTGGCGCGCAGGAGATCACCCGGATTGTCGAGTTCGATCCGCGCGGGCGCCGTGCTGGTCGCCGGATCGAGGGCGGCGTTCACCGAGCGGACACGTCCTTCGAAGGGAGGATGGTCCGGGATCGGGCTCTCCACCGCGGCGGAATCGCCGGCCTTCACCCGCGCGGTATCCGGCCCGTAAAGATTCGCCAGCACCAGGATGCGGGTCGGATCGGCGACCGTGACGGCGTCGCGCCCGGTGTCGACCACCTCGCCGAGGGTGACGCCGACGCTGGTCACGATGCCGGAAATCGGGGTCACGACGGCGCTGGTGCCGAGTGCGGCCCCCTCGGCAGGGGCGAGACGCCGGTACTGCGCCCGGTACAGCTCGACATTGGCCTCGGCCGATTGGATGGCGGCCCGGGCCTTGGCGAGGTCGACCTGACGCCGCTCGACCTCCGCCTGGGCGACGCCGCCGAACTTGAGCTGCTCCTGGCCGCGCTTGAGCTGCAGCGCCGCCACCGCCTCGGATGCCTGCGCCTCGCCGAGCGCCGCCTGCGCGGCCGTGAGGCCGTTGCGCGCGTCGAGGATGCCGGCGGCGTCGAGGGTCGCCAATGTCTGGCCGGCCTCGACCCGGTCGCCCGGCTGGACCGCGAGGCTCAGGACGCGCCCCGGGGTCCGCGGCTTCAGATGCGTCACCCGGCGCTCGTCGAACGCGACGGTGCCGGGGGCGCGCACCGGCAGCACGATCCGGCGGGTCTCGGCCTGCCCGAGGGCGAGGCCGATCCGCGTCTGGCCGGCCGCGTCGAGGGTGACGCTGTCCGGATCGGCCGGGCCTTCATCGCCTTTCGTGTCGGCCGCCCCCGTCACGGGCGCGGCGGGTGCCAGACCCAGCCGGTCGCGGATCGGCGCGCGGCCGAACCAGCCCGCAACGGCGAGCGCCGCGATCAACAGGGCGAGGCGCGGGAGGACGCGGCCGGTGCGCCGGCTCGGCGGGCGGGCCGATTCGCGATCCCCCGCGCGCGCCGACCCGGCGGGCGCGGCGCGATCGTCCGTCCCGGAATCCCGGGCGGCCGGTCCCGGCTCGACGTTCAGCGACATGCGCGCCGCCGCAACCGGCCAGGCAGGGGGGCGACGGCCGCGCCCTGAGACTCGCCGCGCCGCCTCATGCGTCGAGGCCCGGCGGCAGGACATCCTCGGTGACGAACCGACCGGTCTCGACCTCGCGGACCACGATCTCGTAGCCTTCGCAGCGCAGCTCCTTGAGCCGCGCGAGGGAGACGTAGGTCCCGGTCTCGACGTCGTACAGGCGGCTCTGCGCGTAGCGGTTGATCAGGCGCCGCGGGCGCCGCTTCCTAGGCATGGCCCATCGGCCTCCCGCCGAACGGGACGGCGTGGATCGGGCAGGGGCATCGGGACCGGGGCCGCATCGCTGGAATCCGAAGAGCACGCCATCCGGCGCGGCGCGCGGGAACGGGCTAGAGTCATTCCAACAAAGGAGCCAACGTGGTGCGGTGCCATTAAATTCGGGTTCACAGTGGCGGCCGCGGGGCGATTTGTGCCGCGAAGTCCGGCACAAGGGAGTCGAGCCGGTTCGCGGGCCGATGCGTGGACCGGAGGCGGGGGCGGGGCGTGGCGAGGCTGCTGCTCATCGAGGATGATTCCGAGACGGCGGCCGACGTGCGCGACGACCTGCGCGGGCGCGGCCACGACGTCGCCTGGGCCGCGACCGGACCTGAGGGCGCGCGGGCGGCACGGGACGGCGGCTGGGGGGCGATCATCCTCGACCGGATGTTGCCCGGCCGCGACGGCCTCAGCGTGCTCCAGGACCTCCGCCTGGAGGGGGACCGCACCCCGGCGCTGGTCCTGAGCGCGCTGGGCGACGTCGACGAGCGGATCCGCGGCCTTCGGGCGGGCGGCGACGACTACCTCGCCAAACCCTTCGCGCTGGGCGAACTCGCCGCGCGCATCGAGGCGCTGCTGCGACGGCCGGTCGACAGCCCCGAGACGGTCCTGCACGTCGGCAGCCTGGAGATCGACCTGATCGCCGGCACCGGCCGGCGCGGCGCGCGCGACCTCGAACTGCTGCCGCGCGAACTCAAGCTCCTCGCCTACCTGATGCGCCGGCCCGGCCAGATCGTGACCCGGGCGATGCTGTTCGAGGAGGTCTGGAACTACCGCTTCACGCCGAAATCCAACCTGATCGACGTCCATGTCGGGCGTCTGCGCCGGAAGCTGGAAGCGGGCGGCGAGGCGCCGCTGATCCACAGCGTGCGCGGCACCGGGTTCACGCTCGCGCCCGATGGCTGACCTGCTGCGCTCGACCGCCCTCCGCTGGGCACTCGGCATCGCCCTGTGGTCCACGCTGCTCGCCCTGGCGATGTTCGCCTTCGTCTACTGGCAGACGGCCGAGTATCTCCGCGAGGAACTCGCCGAGACGCTGCGGCTGGAGGTCCGGGCGGCGGCGGCCGACGACGCGGCCGCCGCGAACCGCGTGGACACCTGGGTCGCGATGGATCCCCACGCCACCCATTACGGCGGCCTGTTCGCCCTGGACGGGACGCGCCGGGCGGGCAATCTCGGCGCGGTGCCGGACCATCTGGCCCGCGACGGCGACGCCTACCGGGTGAGCGCGACGGTCGACATCGCGGGACGCTCGCTTCAGGACGAGATCTGGGCGGCCGCGCTGACCCTCGCCGACGGCCGCATCGTGGTGATCGCGCACGACACCGACGAGATCGACCGGGTGCGGGCCACGACCCTGCGGGCCCTCGGGCTCGGGCTGGTGCCGACGCTGGCGCTCTCCGTCCTCGGCGGCCTGCTGCTCACGAGCCGCGCGCGCCGCCGCCTCGCCGCCACCGAGGCCGCCGTGGCCGAGGTGATGCGCGGCGACCTGCGCCGGCGCCTGCCGGTCGGCGATCACGACGACGAATTCGACCGCCTGACCCGGACGGTCAACCGGATGCTCGACGAGATCGAGCACCTGATGGGCGAAGTCCGCAGCGTCGGCGATGCGGTGGCGCATGACCTGCGCACGCCGCTCACGCGCCTGCGCGCCCGGCTGGAGCGCACGCGCTCACAGGCCCGGAGCGTCGCGGAATTCCACGAGGCGATCGATCAGGGCCTCATCTGGATCGACCAGACCCTGGCCATGGTCACCGCCGTGCTGCGGATCGGCGAGATGGAGGACGGGCGCCGCCGCGGCGCGTTCGCCCGGGTCGACCTCGGCGAGGTGGCGGCGGTCGCGGTCGAGTTCTTCGCGCCGCTCGCCGAGGAGAGGGACATCGACCTCGCGCTCTCGGTCGCGCCCGGCGCGCACGTCATCGACGGCGACCGCGACCTGTGCTTCGAGGCCGTGTCGAACCTGCTCGACAACGCGCTCAAATTCACGCCGCCTGGCGGCCGCGTACGCGCCGGCTTGCAGCGCACCGACGACGCGGTCGTCGTGACGATCGGCGATACCGGGCCCGGTCTGCCGCCAGGGGAGCGGACCACCGTGTTCCACCGCTTCTACCGCTCCGAAGCGGCGCGCCACACCCCGGGTCACGGCCTGGGCTTGAGCCTCGTGGCGGCGATCGTGAAGCTCCACGGTGCGGGCGTGACGATCCGGGACGCACCGGGCGGCGGCTGCCATGTCGCGCTGCGCTTCCCGATCGCCGAGGCGGCCGAGGCCCACGCGGATACGGTTCGGTCCGGCCACAATCCGGCACGATAGCCTCGGATCCGAGCACCTGATTCACATAATCGTGCGGATATCAGTCCTTCACAAAATGAACTCGAGTCTAATTCCGAGCGAAAGCGGTGGTTAAGCCTCGACATGGCAAGCCGTCGGTCCCGACCGGGGGCTTGGCGTGGATGTGCCGATGATTCTGTTGCGGCACGTGGGTTCGTGGCTCGGTTCGGCCCGGACCTGGATCGCCCTCGGCGTCCTCGCGCCGGTCGGCATGCTGGCGGCGTCCGGCCTGATGCTGCTCGATCTGCGTCAGGATGCCTGGGACAAGGCCGAGCAGACCTCGCGGAACCTCCTGCAGGTGCTGGAGCGCGACATCGCGCGCAATATCGAGATGTATGATCTCTCGATCCGGGCCGCCGTCGAGAATCTGCGGGCCCCGGGCCTGGGGCAGGCCAGCGCGCAGATGCGCCAGCTCATCCTGTTCGATCGCGCGGCCACCGCCCGCGACATGGGCGTGATGCTCATCCTGGATGAGCGCGGCGACATCGTCGACGATATCGATGCCGTGCCGGCCCGCACGGGCAATTACGCGGACCGGGAGTACTTCCAGGTTCACAGGGCGCGCGCGGGGCTGGGCCTTCATGTCGGAACGCCGATCGTCTCGCGCCTGACCGGAGAGCCCATGCTCCCGTTCAGCCGCCGCGTCGACAAGCCGGACGGCAGCTTCGGCGGCGTGGTCCTGGGCAGCCTGAAGCTGTCGTACTTCGCGCACCTGTTCGGCGAGATCGACCTCGGCCGCGGCGGCGCGATCAACCTCTACCTGAACGACGGCACCCGCCTCATGCGCTACCCGTCCGAGCAGGCCGATATCGGGGCGAACATCGCGCAGGCGCCCACCTTCCGGAGATTCGTGCGGGAGGGCCGCGGCAGCTTCGTCGCCACCTCGGTGCGCGACGGGATCGCGCGCTACTACACCTTCACGCGCGTCGGTGCCCTGCCGCTGATCCTGAACGTCGCCCTGGCCAGCAGCGACGTCGAGGCGGACTGGTATGCACGGGCGACCGTGATCGGCGGCGTCCTGCTGGTGCTGTGCGGGCTCACGATCGCGCTCTCCCTGCTGTTCGGGCGCGAGTTGCGCCGGCGGGAGGCGATGCGGGCCGAGCTGGCTGCGCTGTCGCGCACGGACGCCCTGACGGGGCTGCCGAACCGCCGCTGCTTCGAGGACCGGTTCGCGCGGGCGCGGGACGCGGCCCGCGACGAGGGCCGTCCGCTGGCGCTGCTCATCGTCGATGCCGACCATTTCAAGCGCTACAACGATCGGTACGGGCACCCGGTGGGCGACGAGGTGTTGAAGGGCCTGGCACGCCGCCTCGCAGCGAGCGTCCACCGCCCGGAGGATCTCGTCAGCCGCATCGGCGGCGAGGAATTCGCGATCCTGCTGCCGGACACCGACGAGGCCGGCGCCCTGCGCATCGCCGACAGGGTCCATGCCGAGGTCCGCGCGCTCACGGTGGCGTCCGCGGGGATCGGGGCAGGGGCCGTCACGGTGAGCATCGGGCTCGCCTGCACGGGACCGGGCCATGGCCGGGGCATGTCCGTGCCGGACCTGTACCGGCTGGCCGACGGCGCGCTCTACGAGGCCAAGGCGGACGGCCGCAATCAGACCCGCTGCGCCGCGCCGCAGGGCATGCCGGCGACGCCCCCGCGGGGAACCTTGCTGCTGGTGAGCACCTCCTGACCGCGCGCGAATCCGCTGCGGGCCCATCGCATCCGCCGGTCCGGAAGCCCGACGCCGAGCTCCTCAATCATGTCGATCGCGCTCGGAGGGTTCGTCGGCCGCGTCCCGCGCGGCGAGACGCGCGGGCGTTGCACCAGCATTCTCGGCATAGCGTCAGGACGCCGAGGGGATCCTGGGCTTGGCTCTCGGCGTCTGTGCCGTTTGAGCGCGCATCCGCCTTCGTCAGCGCGGTGGACCGGCGGCGCCCGGGGTGTCGGCGCGGGTCCTAGGCTGCGGCCCTGTGGCCCCGTGTCTGCCGGTCGAGCCCCGCCATCGTGGCGTCGAGCAGCCACTCCAGCGCGTCGCACGCGGACGGCGCTTCGGTGCACGCCGAATCCCGGGCCGCCAGCTCGATGGCCCGCAGCGGCTCGACCAGAGCGCGCGCGCCGATGTTGGCGCTCATGGATTTCAGGCTGTGCGCCGCCTTGGCGATGGCCGGCTGATCCGAGGCGGTGAGGGCGGCGCGCAGAGCGGACAGCGCCTGGGGGGCCTGCGCCCGGTACAGGTCGAGAATGCGGTCCAGGAAGGCGCCGTCCCCGAGGCCGAGAAGGCCGTCCAGCACCTCGGCGTCGAGCAGATCGTCGGGTACCGGCGCCGCGTCCCGCAGCGCGTCCGATCCGGTCCCGGCGACGGCGCCCGACGCCGCGTCCCGGAGCGCCGACGCGTGCGTCTGCAGGAGCTCGGCCAACTGCCGCAGCGTGAACGGCTTCGCGAGCGTCCCATCCATGCCGGCCGCCGCCGCCGCCTCGGCCGCCTCGGCCAGGACGTGAGCGGTGAGCGCGATGATCGGGGTGCGGCGGCCTCCGGCGGACGCCTCGCGCTGCCGGATCGCCCGGGCGGCGGCGAAACCGTCGAGCACCGGCATGCTGCCGTCCATCAGGATCAGGTCGAACGGCCGCGCGCCGGCTTCCTGCACGGCCGCGGCCCCGTCCTCCACCGCCACGACGTCGGTGACGCCGCAACGTGCCAGGGCCTCCACGGCGACCTCGCGGTTGACCGCGCTGTCGTCGGCGACGAGCACGCGCGCGCCCGGGAAGCGCGGCAGCGCCTCTTTCGGCACGGGGCGCGGGGCGGAGGCGACGAGGGTGCCGCCCTCCGCGAGCGCCGCGAGGACGGGCTGCCACTCCGCCTGGACCACCGGCCAGCGCAGGACCTCGTCCGCGAGCCCGGCCCGGAGCACCCGGTCGGCGGCCTCGTCCCCGGCCGGTCCGAGGGCGAGGACGCGCGCCGCACCCTCCGGCCGACGGCCCGCCGCCGCGAGGGCGGCGGCGTCGAGGATCCAGTGGGCTTTCGCCCCGCCGGCCGCCTCGACGGCCTCGAACCCGGCCACCGCGAGGCTGGACGCGAGGGCGTCCCGGGTGGCGGGGCCGGCGGTGCGCAGGACGACCGAAGCCGGAACGCCCGCGCGCCGCAGGATCGGCCGGGCGGCCTCGACGGTCTCCACGGGGATGCGCGCCGAGAAGGTCGATCCCACACCGACGCGGCTCGCGACCGCCACGGTGCCGCCCATCGCCTCGACGATCCGCTGGGCGATCGAGAGCCCGAGGCCGGTGCCGCCGAAGCGCCGGGTGGTGGATTGGTCGGCCTGCGAGAAGGCCGAGAAGATCGTGGCGAGCTTGTCCTGCGGGATGCCGATGCCGGTATCGGTGACGGCGACGCGCAGGCATCCGTCGGCCTCGATCGACAGCCGGACGCAGACATGCCCGGCCTCGGTGAACTTCAGGGCGTTCGACACGAAGTTGCTCACCACCTGCCCGAGGCGGACGGAATCGCCGAGGATCGCCCGCGGCACATCCGGCGCCACCGAGGCCGCGAGGTCGAGCCCGGCCGACCGGGCTCGCTCGGCGAACAGGGTGATGGCCGTGTCGACAATCTCGGCCGGGTTCACGGCCACGCGCTCGAGATCGAGCTTGCCGGCCTCGACCTTCGCGAAGTCGAGGATGTCGTTGATGATGGCCATCAGCGACTGGCCGGACCGGGCGATCACCTCGGCGTAGCGGCGCTGGCGCACCGGTAGGTCGGAACGCGCCAGCAGCTCGGCCATCACGAGCACGCCGTTCATCGGCGTCCGGATCTCGTGGCTCATCGTGGCGAGGAAGCTCGACTTGGCGGCGTTGGCGCTCTCGGCGGCCTGCTTCGCCTCGCTCAGGTCCACCGTCCGGGCGCGGACCTCCTCCTCGAGGTGGGCGCTGTGGGCGGCGAGCTGGTGATCGCGCGCGTTCACGGCCGAGAGCAGGTCGTTGAAGGTCCGCGCCAGCGCGCCGACCTCGTCGTCGCTCTCCACCAAGGCGCGCTGCGCGTAATCGTGGCGCAGGCGCGCCGCGTCCATGGTGCGGGCGAGCGCCGCCAGCGGGCGCGTGACGCTGCGCTGCAGGTACAGCGAGACGCCGAGGCCGATGGCGATGGCGAGGAGCGCGGCCAGCGCGGCGTTCTCGCCGGCGGCCCGGACGTGGTCGAGGATGTCGTCGGTCTCGCCGATCAGGACGACGCGGCCGACCGGGCGGCCATTCTCCTTGATCGGCGCGGCCGCCCGCAGGGTCCGGGTGGCGAGCATGCGCAGGAGGGACAGGTCCTCGCCGTCCTGGGCGGTGTCTCGGGTCAGGCGCAGGCCGAGTCCCTGCTCGGCGAGCACGGACCCGTCGAGCCGCTCGATCGCACCGTAGACGACGGAGTGAACCTGGCCGATCGCCCGCAGGGACGCAGCCGCCGCGTCGGCATCGTTCTCCGCCGTCGCCCGTGCGCCGCCATGGGCGAAGACCTGGGCGACCTCCGTCAGCGCGGCGTGCTTGTCGGCGGCGTAGCGGGACACCTCGCGCCAGACCGACAGGGCCGCGGCCAGGATCAGCGCCGCCGTGACGGCGCCGGTGACGGCCAGCGCGAGACGGCCGGTCAGGGAACGCTTCGGCCTGAGCCACGCGAAGTGCACGGTACGCTCCTGTACGGGGCCGGACGGGCCCGATCGAGGGGAGGGCGGGGGTCTCGGATCAGGCGGCGGCCTGGATCCAGGTCTGCGCCACGTCGTCCCAGCCGGAGAGGAACGCGTCCACGCAGCGCGGGTCGAAGTGGCGGCCGGCCTGGTCCGTCATGAAGGCCCGCGCGCGCTCGAGGGGCCAGGCGGTCTTGTAGGGGCGCTCGGACACCAGGGCGTCGAACACGTCGGCCACCGCCACGATGCGGCCGGAGAGCGGAATCGCCTCGCCGCTCAGGCCCTTCGGATAGCCCGTTCCGTCCCAGCGCTCGTGGTGGCTCTCGGCGATCTCGGCGGCGAGCCGCACGACGTCGGAGGTGCTGCCCTCCAGGATCCGGCGCCCGCGCTCGGCGTGCTTCTCCATCTCGGCGCGCTCGTCGGCGGAGAGAGGCCCGCGCTTCAGCAGGATCGAGTCGGGAACCCCGATCTTGCCGACGTCGTGCATCGTGGAGGCGAGTTTCAGGGTCTGGATCGCGGCGGGCTCGAAGCCGAGGTTCCGGGCGATCACGCCGACATAGCCCGCCACCCGGGCGATGTGATCGCCGGTATCGGTGTCGCGGTGCTCGGCGGCGCGCATCAGCAGGGCGATGATCTCGTGCTCCCGCGCCTCGATCACCGAGACCGCGGCCGCGACTTCGCGGGCGAGCGAGGCGGCGTGGTCCTGCTCCTGACGGTGCGCCGCGCTGATCCGCATCAGGTTGGTGATGCGCGCCTGGATCTCGACCGGGTCGCAGGGTTTGCCGAGGAAATCGGTGGCGCCCGCCCGCAACGCCTCGTGGCGCAGGCTGCGCTGATCGAGGCTCGTCACCATGACGATCGGCACATGCGCGAAGCCCGGCACCGCCCGGGCGGCCGCGATGACCTCGAGACCGGTCAGGCCGGGCATGTCGTAATCGGTGACCACGACGCCGATCCGGTCGACATGTGCCCGCAGGAACGCAAGCGCCGCCCGAGGGCAGGTGAAGGCCACGGGCTCGCAGCCGGCCACGGGCTTCAGCGCCTGCAGCATCAGGAGGTTGTTCATCTCGGAATCGTCGAGGATCAGAGCGAGCATCGCGTCACTCCCGGACGAGGTTCCATCGGTGCAGGCCCGGCATCGTCGCTCCGCTCACTGCGTGATCAGCAGCTTGCCGCTGATCGGTCCCACGCCCTTGGGCACCGGGACGCTCGTCGCGTCGTAGTTGGCGTTGAGATACAGGTTCGGCCCCTCGTAGAGATTCACCTGCTGCGCCACCACGACGGTGTAGGCGGATTGATCCGCCACCGGCTTGTCGGCGTCGATGACGAGGCGTCCGGCCGGCAGGTAGATCGTGCCCAGCATCGTGCGGGCGTTGTTGCTGATGATCCGGTAGATCCGCATCGGCTTCGTCTGGCCGAGCGGCGGCGGCGTCGGCGGCAGCAGCAGCCCGGTGAGATCGTCAACGAGGCCCAGGGCCGGATCAATCGGGCTGGAGACGGTCGTCTGCTCGGCCATCAGCAAGCCCGCCATATCGCCGGTGGTCGGCGCCGTGAGGCTGACGGTCGTCTTCTTGTCGAAGAGCAGACCCGCCTTGTCGCCTACGAAATAGAGGCCGACATCCGTGCCGGTGAGCGTGGCATTGTCCTTCACGATCAGAGGTCCGTCCTTGAACACGTAGATGCCGGGCCTCATCGTCACCACGGCCTTCTTCTTGATCTGGAGGCCGAAGCAGTAAGTCCCGGGATCGAGCGTGACGTCCTTGTCGATCGTCTGCATCTGGGTGAGCGGCAGCAGGTTGAACGGGAAGGGCAGGCTCGCGCAGGCGCCGACCGGCGGGTTGGCGCGGCCCAGCAGCGGATCCGCGATCACCGGGCATCCGGTCTGCGGCGGCGGCGCGAAGTTCGCGCGAACCCCGAGATAGCCGCCGGCCGAGCAGATCGTGTCGGCCTTCGCCATCGAGTTGTCGCCGCCGACCATGCCGGCCGGATTGGTCGAGTTGGCGTAGAGCGAGCAGCCGTTGGCGGTGACCTGCGCGTTCTTCTGCAGATTGAAGGTGCCCGGTGCCGAGGGGTCGAGGGTGAGCATGCACAACCGCATCTTGCCGACGACGCTGGCCTTGGCCCGCACCGAGAGGGGCTGTGACCGGATGCCGATGAAGGGGCCGAAGGCGAGCTTCACCGTGTCCTGGATCTGCGCCGACACGCTGGTCTTGTCGCTCGCCACCACCACGGTCACCGTGAACGGCTGGTCGGGCGCCGACGGCGCGTTGGTGCGGATGGCCTGCTCGGTCACGCCCTGCACGGCGGCGATGCTGGACGCGGCAAGCTTCATGGTGTTGCCACCGGACAGCACACCCACGTCGGCGGCGTTCTGCAGCTGGACGCGGCGCGACGCGACGCGCGCGTAGTCGATGCCGCCGCCGACAAGGCCGAGCAGGACAACCGCACTCAGGCCGAAGGTCACCGCCACGCTGCCGGACCGATCCGGCAGGGCGCGCAGCACATCCCGGAGCATGCGCCACAGGTCGGGAATGATGGCATCCTCCAAGACAGGCCGTCGGTCCGCATTAGCAGCCGGCCTGTTAAAGAATTCGTCTTGCTGCGACCCAGCGCTCACCGGCGAGACCGGGCCCGCCGTCGTTTCCGTCGGGCTCCGCCGGTTACGGTCACGGACCCGTTAAACAACCCGAAACCGCACCCAATCCTGATGTAAGTTGTTCGTAGTTGTGCTTGGGCGGGACAGTGGTCAGCGTGCGCTTCTCGGGACGAGCGAAGTTTCACAGCACGGGCCTGTGCAAGCCCGGCGATTACTGAATGCCTGGAACACTTTCTAAACGGGCAGCCGGCAAACTCATCCGCGAGCGTGCCCTGCGAAGAGACGGCGCCGGCGCACGACCGCAGAGTTCATGCGTATGACAGGCATTCTGAGGCGTCTCGCGATCCCGGTCTATGGCCCCGGGCCGGCCATTTCAGTCGCGATCGCTGTCGCGCGGCTTGCGCGGATACATCCGCGGCTTCGCACCCAGCGCTTCGCCCGCCACCGGGGCGGCGCCTCCGCGGTGGAGTTCGCGCTCCTCGCGGCCCCCTTCCTGGCCCTGCTGGGCGTCGTCGCGGAATCCGGCCTCGTCGCCCTGGAGCAGCAGACGCTGGACATGGCGGTGGACCGGGGCGTCCGTCAGCTGCGGACGGGGGTCTTCCAGGATGCCGCCGACGGCAGCGATCCGAGCCAGCGCTTCCGCAAGATCGTGTGCAGCGGGCCCTCCATCATGTTCCCCTGCACGGATCTGCGCCTCGACGTCTCGCGGGCGGCGTCGTTCGCCGCGACCAAGCCCACGGAACCGTTCGACCGGACCAAGAAGACCTGGACAGTCGGCTTCGGCACGCGCTTCGACTGCCCTCAGGGCGGCGACACCGTGACGGTGCGCGTCGCGGTCCCCGTGATGCGCCTGTTTCAGGTCATGGACTTCACCGGCCGGATCATGTCGGACAAGTCGCAGATGCTGGTCACGACGGAGATCTTCCGGACCGAGGATTACGAGCCGAAACCGTGCTGAGCGGCGGTCTGCGCACCGGTCTGATCGACTTCAGCGCCAGCCGGAGCGGGGTCAGCGCCGTCGAGTTCAGCCTGATCGCGCCGATCCTGCTCCTGATGTTCATGGCCTCGATCGAGTTGCCGCGCGCCTACATGATCGGCAAGCGCCTCGACAACGCGACGGCCACGATGGCCGACCTGATCTCCCGCGGCAACTACACGGACCTGTCGCCGGTCTTCGCGGCCCTGGAGGCCATCGCCAACCCGTACGACGTGTCCCGCGCGAGCATCGTCCTGACGGCGGGGGGCACGTACCAGACCCAGACCGGCGCCGCGGCCACGACGCAGGTCTGCTCGAGCGCCCAATCCAAAGGGCAGGCCCGCCTGGCCGGATCGTCCCTCGGCGTTCCGCCGGCCGGCCTGGACCGGGCCGGCGACCGCTTCGTGATGTCCGAGGTGACGATGCCGTATCGCCCCATCTTCCCGGTCTTCTCGTCGCTCGTCGGGTGGACGTTCCGGTACAAGAGGACGTGGCCGGTACGGGGCGGCGACATCTACAACGGGCAGAGCG from Methylobacterium sp. PvR107 encodes:
- a CDS encoding sensor domain-containing diguanylate cyclase → MILLRHVGSWLGSARTWIALGVLAPVGMLAASGLMLLDLRQDAWDKAEQTSRNLLQVLERDIARNIEMYDLSIRAAVENLRAPGLGQASAQMRQLILFDRAATARDMGVMLILDERGDIVDDIDAVPARTGNYADREYFQVHRARAGLGLHVGTPIVSRLTGEPMLPFSRRVDKPDGSFGGVVLGSLKLSYFAHLFGEIDLGRGGAINLYLNDGTRLMRYPSEQADIGANIAQAPTFRRFVREGRGSFVATSVRDGIARYYTFTRVGALPLILNVALASSDVEADWYARATVIGGVLLVLCGLTIALSLLFGRELRRREAMRAELAALSRTDALTGLPNRRCFEDRFARARDAARDEGRPLALLIVDADHFKRYNDRYGHPVGDEVLKGLARRLAASVHRPEDLVSRIGGEEFAILLPDTDEAGALRIADRVHAEVRALTVASAGIGAGAVTVSIGLACTGPGHGRGMSVPDLYRLADGALYEAKADGRNQTRCAAPQGMPATPPRGTLLLVSTS
- a CDS encoding efflux RND transporter periplasmic adaptor subunit produces the protein MSLNVEPGPAARDSGTDDRAAPAGSARAGDRESARPPSRRTGRVLPRLALLIAALAVAGWFGRAPIRDRLGLAPAAPVTGAADTKGDEGPADPDSVTLDAAGQTRIGLALGQAETRRIVLPVRAPGTVAFDERRVTHLKPRTPGRVLSLAVQPGDRVEAGQTLATLDAAGILDARNGLTAAQAALGEAQASEAVAALQLKRGQEQLKFGGVAQAEVERRQVDLAKARAAIQSAEANVELYRAQYRRLAPAEGAALGTSAVVTPISGIVTSVGVTLGEVVDTGRDAVTVADPTRILVLANLYGPDTARVKAGDSAAVESPIPDHPPFEGRVRSVNAALDPATSTAPARIELDNPGDLLRANMFVSVTIAADLGRDGVTVPAAAVQQTERGPIAFVRVSADRFERRALRLGIQRSDWVEVQGGVAAGESVATAGSFGLKAILLRSLLGATD
- a CDS encoding ATP-binding protein translates to MADLLRSTALRWALGIALWSTLLALAMFAFVYWQTAEYLREELAETLRLEVRAAAADDAAAANRVDTWVAMDPHATHYGGLFALDGTRRAGNLGAVPDHLARDGDAYRVSATVDIAGRSLQDEIWAAALTLADGRIVVIAHDTDEIDRVRATTLRALGLGLVPTLALSVLGGLLLTSRARRRLAATEAAVAEVMRGDLRRRLPVGDHDDEFDRLTRTVNRMLDEIEHLMGEVRSVGDAVAHDLRTPLTRLRARLERTRSQARSVAEFHEAIDQGLIWIDQTLAMVTAVLRIGEMEDGRRRGAFARVDLGEVAAVAVEFFAPLAEERDIDLALSVAPGAHVIDGDRDLCFEAVSNLLDNALKFTPPGGRVRAGLQRTDDAVVVTIGDTGPGLPPGERTTVFHRFYRSEAARHTPGHGLGLSLVAAIVKLHGAGVTIRDAPGGGCHVALRFPIAEAAEAHADTVRSGHNPAR
- a CDS encoding polyhydroxyalkanoate synthesis regulator DNA-binding domain-containing protein, whose product is MPRKRRPRRLINRYAQSRLYDVETGTYVSLARLKELRCEGYEIVVREVETGRFVTEDVLPPGLDA
- a CDS encoding ATP-binding protein; its protein translation is MHFAWLRPKRSLTGRLALAVTGAVTAALILAAALSVWREVSRYAADKHAALTEVAQVFAHGGARATAENDADAAAASLRAIGQVHSVVYGAIERLDGSVLAEQGLGLRLTRDTAQDGEDLSLLRMLATRTLRAAAPIKENGRPVGRVVLIGETDDILDHVRAAGENAALAALLAIAIGLGVSLYLQRSVTRPLAALARTMDAARLRHDYAQRALVESDDEVGALARTFNDLLSAVNARDHQLAAHSAHLEEEVRARTVDLSEAKQAAESANAAKSSFLATMSHEIRTPMNGVLVMAELLARSDLPVRQRRYAEVIARSGQSLMAIINDILDFAKVEAGKLDLERVAVNPAEIVDTAITLFAERARSAGLDLAASVAPDVPRAILGDSVRLGQVVSNFVSNALKFTEAGHVCVRLSIEADGCLRVAVTDTGIGIPQDKLATIFSAFSQADQSTTRRFGGTGLGLSIAQRIVEAMGGTVAVASRVGVGSTFSARIPVETVEAARPILRRAGVPASVVLRTAGPATRDALASSLAVAGFEAVEAAGGAKAHWILDAAALAAAGRRPEGAARVLALGPAGDEAADRVLRAGLADEVLRWPVVQAEWQPVLAALAEGGTLVASAPRPVPKEALPRFPGARVLVADDSAVNREVAVEALARCGVTDVVAVEDGAAAVQEAGARPFDLILMDGSMPVLDGFAAARAIRQREASAGGRRTPIIALTAHVLAEAAEAAAAAGMDGTLAKPFTLRQLAELLQTHASALRDAASGAVAGTGSDALRDAAPVPDDLLDAEVLDGLLGLGDGAFLDRILDLYRAQAPQALSALRAALTASDQPAIAKAAHSLKSMSANIGARALVEPLRAIELAARDSACTEAPSACDALEWLLDATMAGLDRQTRGHRAAA
- a CDS encoding response regulator transcription factor, with the translated sequence MARLLLIEDDSETAADVRDDLRGRGHDVAWAATGPEGARAARDGGWGAIILDRMLPGRDGLSVLQDLRLEGDRTPALVLSALGDVDERIRGLRAGGDDYLAKPFALGELAARIEALLRRPVDSPETVLHVGSLEIDLIAGTGRRGARDLELLPRELKLLAYLMRRPGQIVTRAMLFEEVWNYRFTPKSNLIDVHVGRLRRKLEAGGEAPLIHSVRGTGFTLAPDG